In Zonotrichia leucophrys gambelii isolate GWCS_2022_RI unplaced genomic scaffold, RI_Zleu_2.0 Scaffold_219_84121, whole genome shotgun sequence, a single genomic region encodes these proteins:
- the CRB3 gene encoding protein crumbs homolog 3 has protein sequence MTCGRGLAPASPSITSNGSSNGTAPQPGGGLSPAGVVALSVIFGGLGALALLGLLLLAALRLREKRRTEGSYRPSREEMGGGARAGAPPGPAPLRLPPEERLI, from the exons ATGAC GTGTGGGCGTGGCCTGGCGCCAG cctctcccagtataaccagtaacGGCTCCAGCAACGGCACCGCCCCCCAGCCCGGGGGGGGGCTCTCG CCCGCGGGGGTCGTGGCGCTCTCGGTGATTTTCGGGGGTCTGGGGGCGCTggcgctgctggggctgctcctgttgGCCGCACTGCGCCTGCGCGAGAAGCGCCGCACCGAGGGCTCGTACCGGCCGAGCCGCGAGGAGATGGGGGGGGGGGCGCGCGCGGGAGCgcccccgggccccgccccgCTGCGGCTGCCGCCGGAGGAGCGGCTCATCtga